GCGCGGTGCGAAACATCTACATGAGCGGGTTCGATAGTAGCACGATGTGAAGGACGATTTTCGCGTGAATGCAGCATTAAAATGAAGTTGCACCATTCCTTGTGAAGGTATCGGGAAAGGCGGCGCATGGGCGAAATCTGCGAGGCGGGGAGAGCAAAAAAAAGGGAAAAATCTACCGGGGATGGGTCCCTTCGGTGTCCCTTTCTTACGCGCCTTGTGATACGCGTGGTGGAGTCAGGATCGCGTTGCCTGGCTGGAGGTGAGAATCGTGGAGGGTGCGATGCTCGATGGGATGGGTCCCTTATTGCGGGCAAGAGGCAAACGCAGATTCCCTTCGGGAATGACAAAGCGAAGAGGGAGTTGGTTGTGAAAGTGGCGGCTCTGGGATATACTTTGAATCTGCGGCTAACGCCCACAGTTTCGAGCAGGTAGCGTCCTTCCGGACAGCCGGTGTCTACCATCACGCCAGCCTCGAACAAGTCCAAAACTCAAGAGTTTTTGATTCCGGCTTGATTCGTTTCCAGGAAGACCCTGCACAGGAGTAGAGAGTTCCATGCCAAAGCGTACTTTTCAGCCTAACCGCCGCCACCGCGCCAAGACCCACGGCTTCCTTACCCGCATGAAGACCAAGGCTGGAGCCGCAGTGCTCAGCCGCCGCCGTGCGAAGGGCCGCCACAAGATCGCCGTCAGCGCCGGCTTCCGCGACTAGTTTTTCCGTTTCAGTAAGGACATCTCCGCATTTGTAGTGCAGCGGCCACCGCTCTTGTTTTAGAGCGGTGGCCTTTCTGCGTTTGGTGACGAACCGCATGCGGTTCGGGCTGAAAAGGCGGAGATAGAAGAACACCATACCTCAGCGGCTGAAGCCGTGCCCTTGAGCGAGACCAGTGCGGATTGCTAGAGAGTAGTTCGCGGCTACCGCCGCGAATGTCCCACCCATCGCTTGAGACAAAGGCGCGATGGATGGGGCACCCGGCTGGGGGAGTTGGGATCCAGACCGCTTGGCTGGGTGGTGGCGCATCTCAGGAGGTGAGGTGCGTTATGAAGGCTGTGGTTTTGCATGAGTACGGTGGACCGTCGAAGCTGAAGTATGAAGACTTTGAAGATCCCAAGCCGGGACCAGGTGAGGTGCTGGTTCGAGTCGCCGCGAGCAGCGTGAATCCGGTGGACTACAAGATGCGCTCGGGTGCGGCGAAGGAACGGTTTCCGGTGGCCTTCCCTGGGATACTGGGCCGCGATGTCTCGGGTCTGGTGCGTGAGGTGGGCGAAGGAGTTACGGGATTCGCTCCGGCGCAGAGGGTGATGGCGCTGGCTCATGCGACCTATGCGGAGTTGACGGTGGTGAAGGCTGACGAGTTGACGCTGGTTCCGGAGGGGCTGGACCTGGTGGAGGCGGCGGCGCTTCCGCTGGTGTCGCTGACGGGGGAGCAGCTGATCTCGCGTGGGACGGGCATCAAGCAGGGTGAGACGGTGCTAATCTCGGGCGCAATGGGAAGCGTGGGCAGGGCGGCGATCTTTACGGCGAAGAAGGCCGGGGCGACGGTGATCGCGGGAGTCAAGAAGTCGCAGTTGGATGCGGCGAAGGAGCTGGGAGCGGACGAGGTGGTCGCGCTCGATGATAAGGAGGCGATGGCGAAGGTGGGATTCATGGATGCGGTCGCCGATACGGTTGGGGGCGAGACGGGAGAGATGCTGCTGGGGAAGGTGAAGCAGGGTGGGGTGTTCGCTTCGGTAGTGGGGCCGCCCCCGGGAGCGAAGCTGCACCCAACGGTGAAGATCGTTCCGGTGATGGCGGTGCCCGATCCGGTAAAGCTGGCGGAGATGGCGGCGGAGGTTGTGGCGGGAAGGTACAAGATCCCGATCGACAGGATGTTGCCGCTGGCCGAGGCTGCCGATGGGCAGGTGGCGGCGGAGAAGGGTGGGATTGGGAAGGTGTTGCTGCTGGCTTGAGGGGTTGGTGGACACGGTTCACGATTGGGCGGTTTACGTCCCACCCATCGCGAGAGACAGAGGCGCGATGGATGGGGCACCCGGAGTGGATTGCGGGGAATGAAGAGCAAAGGCAAAGGCGAAATGCGGGGGTCTCTCTCCACTTCGCTTCGCTCCGGTCGAGATGACGTATCTTTTTGCTATCCGCTATCCGCTATCCGCTATCCGCTATCCGCTATTCAGGACAAGCACCTTGCGTGCCCGGTCGATTACACCGCCATCATGTCGCTGAGCGTGAGGACGGTGCGCCAGTTGCGTTGGGTGCCGGTGGTCTTCAGGGTGGAGTCGAACCAGGTGGCGGTTAGCCTGGTCTTTGCGGCCCCGTTGGGGAGATGGAGATAGAGGTCGCGACCGATGAGGGCGAACTCGTCGGGGGCGGAACGAGTGGGATCGAGTTTGGCGATCTGCCCGGCTGAGGGAACGCCGGCCAGGAACATGACATGGAGCCAGGATGGGTCGATGCCCGATTGCAGATAGGGATTGGTGGTGATGGTGGTTGTGATCTCGGCGGCGGAGCGGATGACTACAGGAACTTTCAGGCTGAACTGCTCGCCGATCTGGGCGCGTACTTTTGCGGCTACTTTGTCTGGATGGGCGGCGCGGAAGACTACGTTGCCGCTCTGGATGTAGGTCTTGATGTCTTCTGCGCCGGACTGGCGGAAGAGCTCCGCGAGGGATTTCATGGGGAGGATGTTCTTGCCTCCGACGTTGATGCCGCGGAGGAGAGCTACGGAGAGTGGATGGCTCATGCGGCCTCCTTGTCCTTGATCCTGGGGCGCTTGATCTTGAGCTTGCCGACCACCAGGTCCATCGATCCGCCCTGCACGACGATCGAGAAGAGGACGACGGAGTAGGTGGCGACGAGGATCCAGCTGCGTCCCTGCTGGAGCGGGACGGCGAGGGCGAGTGCGAGCGAGAGGCCGCCGCGCAGGCCGCCCCAACTTAAGGTGCGGATGGAGCTGAGGTAGCCGGGCTCGATGGTACGCATGATGCCGACGATGAGGGCGACGGTAGCGAAGCGGACGAGGGTGACGACGACGATGGCGAGGCCGCCTGAACGGAGGGCGAGGCCGCTGAAGGGGATGGCCAGGATCATGAGGCCGAGAAGGACGAAGAGGACGGCGTTCTGGACCTCGTCGATGACCTCCCAGAAGCGGTCGAGGCTTTCGTGGGCGATCTCGGCGTGGCGGTGGGTGAGGTTGAAGCGGCGGAGGGCGATGCCGGCGGCGACGGCTTCGAGAGGAGCGGAGATGGAGAGGCGCTCGGCGAGGGCGTAGCCACCGAGGGCAAGGGCGATGGTCATGAGGATCTCGACCTGGTAGGCGTCGACAGCACGCATCAGGCTCGATGCGATGAAGGCGAGGGCGATGCCGAGGAGAAGGCCGCCGCCGGCCTTGAGGATGAGGAAGCCGGCGACATCGACGAAGGTGGGCTGGGTGCCGCGTGAGGCTTCGAGGAGGGCGATGAAGAGGACGGCGCCGACGCCGTCGTTGAAGAGGGACTCGCCGGCGAGCTGGGCCTGGATGTTGCGAGGGACGCCGACGCGGCGGAGGAGTTCGAGGACGGCGATGGGGTCGGTGGGAGAGATGAGGGCGCCGAAGAAGAGGCAGGCGAGCCATGTGGTGTGGAGGCCGATGGCGGGGAGCAGAAGCCACATGAGGCCGGCGCTGGCTGCGGCGGCGAGGAGGGTCCCGGGAAGCGAGAGCAGGGTGACGAGGAGCTTTTCGCGGCCAAGGGCTTCGAGGTCGAGCAGGAACGATCCGGCGAAGAGCAGCAGGGGGAGCATGCCGTGGAGGATGAGGTTTTCGAAGTCGATGGCACCGACGAGGCCCATGGCCCAGGTGTGGACGGCGGGATGGCCTGCGCTGATGGCGAGCAGGATGAGCGAGGCGATGACGGTGAGCAGCATGGTCCCGATGGTGATCGGGAGCTTGAGCCAGCGGCGGCTTACCCAGCCGAAGACGGCTGCGGTGGTGACCATGAGGCTGATGAGTTCGAGCTTCGACATGGGGTGGGTTCAGTGTAGCGGGCGGGTGTGGTGAAGCGCGGTGACTGGTGTTTGAAAGCTGCTAGCGGTCGCGGTGATTCGAGAGGCGTGGCGGGTCCTTCGACTCCGTCTCTCGA
This Granulicella aggregans DNA region includes the following protein-coding sequences:
- the rpmH gene encoding 50S ribosomal protein L34, which gives rise to MPKRTFQPNRRHRAKTHGFLTRMKTKAGAAVLSRRRAKGRHKIAVSAGFRD
- a CDS encoding cation:proton antiporter, translating into MSKLELISLMVTTAAVFGWVSRRWLKLPITIGTMLLTVIASLILLAISAGHPAVHTWAMGLVGAIDFENLILHGMLPLLLFAGSFLLDLEALGREKLLVTLLSLPGTLLAAAASAGLMWLLLPAIGLHTTWLACLFFGALISPTDPIAVLELLRRVGVPRNIQAQLAGESLFNDGVGAVLFIALLEASRGTQPTFVDVAGFLILKAGGGLLLGIALAFIASSLMRAVDAYQVEILMTIALALGGYALAERLSISAPLEAVAAGIALRRFNLTHRHAEIAHESLDRFWEVIDEVQNAVLFVLLGLMILAIPFSGLALRSGGLAIVVVTLVRFATVALIVGIMRTIEPGYLSSIRTLSWGGLRGGLSLALALAVPLQQGRSWILVATYSVVLFSIVVQGGSMDLVVGKLKIKRPRIKDKEAA
- a CDS encoding NADP-dependent oxidoreductase, which codes for MKAVVLHEYGGPSKLKYEDFEDPKPGPGEVLVRVAASSVNPVDYKMRSGAAKERFPVAFPGILGRDVSGLVREVGEGVTGFAPAQRVMALAHATYAELTVVKADELTLVPEGLDLVEAAALPLVSLTGEQLISRGTGIKQGETVLISGAMGSVGRAAIFTAKKAGATVIAGVKKSQLDAAKELGADEVVALDDKEAMAKVGFMDAVADTVGGETGEMLLGKVKQGGVFASVVGPPPGAKLHPTVKIVPVMAVPDPVKLAEMAAEVVAGRYKIPIDRMLPLAEAADGQVAAEKGGIGKVLLLA
- a CDS encoding DUF1697 domain-containing protein, whose product is MSHPLSVALLRGINVGGKNILPMKSLAELFRQSGAEDIKTYIQSGNVVFRAAHPDKVAAKVRAQIGEQFSLKVPVVIRSAAEITTTITTNPYLQSGIDPSWLHVMFLAGVPSAGQIAKLDPTRSAPDEFALIGRDLYLHLPNGAAKTRLTATWFDSTLKTTGTQRNWRTVLTLSDMMAV